A genomic region of Serinus canaria isolate serCan28SL12 chromosome 1A, serCan2020, whole genome shotgun sequence contains the following coding sequences:
- the TCF20 gene encoding transcription factor 20 isoform X4, producing MKSFEQSKLPQSGQQGQQQQHPPQHVMQYSNAATKLSLQSQVGQYSQTEVPVRSPMQFHQNFSPISNPSPAASVVQSPSCSSTPSPLMPGGENLQCGQGNMSMGSRNRILQMMPQLSPTPSMMPSPNAHAGGFKGFGLEGLQEKRLTDPGLSSLSALSSQVANLPNTVQHMLLSDALAPQKKSSKRSSSSKKADSCTNSEGSSQAEEQLKSPMAESLDGGCSSSSEDHGERVRQLSGQSTSSDTTYKGGNLERPNSSPAQGSQNEPSKLSSSPAAREDVASPDGKESVVAVENAPKVNEKAVGVIVSREAMAGRVEKSGGQDKPAQDDASTAPQAPASTSGAKEAGHAGTQQETQGGGKGSKSGDNTNHNGEGNSQPGHAVVGPNFPARTESSKSPGSLRYSYKDNIAPGIQRSIGGFPQYPSGQEKGDFSGHSERKGRNEKFPSLLQEVLQGYHHHPDRRYSRNAQEHSGMAGSLEGAMRPNVLISQTNELTNRGLLNKNMGSLLEGPHWGPWDRKSSSAAPDMKQINLADYPIARKFDVESQSAAHEAGALSERRSVICDISPLRQLVRDPGPHPIGHMGPEARSGRSERLAPGLSQSVILPGGLVSMETKMKAHSGQIKEEDFEQSKSSASLNNKKTGDHCHPAGIKHESFRGNASPGAAVSDAAPDYMPQQDNRSTQMRRGPGRTGRGKSPSQYQDLADKLKMSPGRSRGPGADLHHMNPHMTLSERVSRGSLHSVYPQNSEGPSLASAYHTNARPHAFGDPNQSLNSQYHYKRQIYQQQQEEYKDWASSAAQGVIAAAQHRQEGARKSPRQQQFLERVRSPLKNDKDGMMYLQGSSYHDTGSQEAGRCVMVSDSTQSKCTELKHGSQKLQHHESGWDLSRQTSPAKSGGPLGAANQKRFCPQESDGHRREESTDLPKPSNAMLRLPGQEDQSPQNPLIMRRRVRSFISPIPTKRQPHDMKNSGSDDKGRLMTSAKEGADKTYNSYAHSSQSQDAGKSVAKGDSFKDLPSPDNRNCPAVSLTSPAKTKILPPRKGRGLKLEAIVQKITSPNIRRSVSTNSAETGPDTVTLDDILSLKSGPEGGNVAGHGPEAEKRKGEIPDQVGPASQDTSGEKTVPRSSEEWQSSEDDKNKKEVLETASIGKEGAGSSAAPPPSQKSGGQGRSDGSVSGAGTLTFSDSKTISPSSVFISEPNPKSEEKDGEVTNISPKPDGFPPKGYFPSGKKKGRPIGSVNKQKKQQQQQQLPAPPPPPPAPSQPAEGVGAGEPKPKRQRRERRKPAAQPRKRKPRRAAPIVEPQEPEIKLKYATQSVDKTDSKNKSFFPYIHVVNKCELGAVCTIINAEEEEQNKLVRGRKGQRSSTPPPSNAESKVLPTSTFMLQGPVVTESSVLGHLVCCLCGKWASYRNMGDLFGPFYPQDYAATLPKNPPPKRATEMQSKVKVRHKSASNGSKTDTEEEEEQQQQKEQRSLAAHPRFKRRHRSEDCSGASRSLSRGASCKKATTDGGSGGEKTPLDSKPSMPTSEGGTELELQIPELPLDSNEFWVHEGCILWANGIYLVCGRLYGLQEAVEIAREMKCSHCQEPGATLGCYNKGCSFRYHYPCAIDADCLLNEENFSVRCPKHKVRLLR from the coding sequence ATGAAAAGCTTTGAGCAATCTAAGCTGCCCCAaagtgggcagcaggggcagcagcaacagcaccCACCTCAGCACGTAATGCAGTATTCAAATGCTGCCACTAAACTCTCTCTTCAAAGTCAAGTGGGACAGTACAGCCAGACTGAAGTTCCTGTAAGGTCACCGATGCAGTTCCACCAAAACTTCAGTCCAATCTCTaatccatctcctgctgcatcTGTGGTTCAGTCTCCAAGCTGCAGCTCTACCCCTTCTCCACTCATGCCAGGTGGAGAGAATCTCCAGTGTGGGCAAGGCAACATGTCCATGGGTTCTCGAAACCGGATCCTGCAGATGATGCCTCAGCTTAGTCCTACACCATCTATGATGCCAAGCCCCAATGCTCATGCAGGTGGATTCAAGGGGTTTGGACTGGAaggactgcaggaaaaaaggcTCACAGATCCAGGACTGAGCAGCCTGAGTGCTCTAAGTTCTCAAGTTGCCAATCTGCCCAACACAGTCCAGCACATGTTGCTCTCAGATGCCTTGGCACCTCAGAAAAAAAGTTCCAAAAGATCGTCCTCTTCCAAGAAGGCTGACAGCTGCACCAACTCAGAAGGCTCGTCCCAGGCAGAGGAGCAACTCAAGTCTCCTATGGCAGAGTCCCTGGATGGTGGCTGTTCCAGTAGTTCAGAGGATCATGGGGAAAGGGTGAGACAGCTGAGTGGCCAGAGCACCAGCTCAGACACCACTTACAAAGGGGGTAATTTAGAGAGACCCAACTCCTCACCAGCACAAGGCTCTCAGAATGAGCCATCAAAACTCAGCAGCAGTCCTGCAGCTAGGGAGGATGTGGCCTCCCCTGATGGGAAGGAATCTGTGGTGGCTGTGGAAAATGCCCCAAAAGTGAATGAAAAGGCAGTTGGGGTGATTGTTTCCCGGGAAGCCATGGCAGGAAGAGTAGAAAAGTCAGGTGGACAAGATAAACCTGCACAAGATGATGCTTCCACAGCCCCTCAGGCACCAGCTAGCACTAGTGGAGCCAAAGAAGCTGGGcatgcagggacacagcaagAAACTCAAGGAGGAGGTAAAGGGAGCAAAAGTGGCGATAACACTAACCATAATGGGGAGGGgaacagccagcctggccatgcAGTTGTTGGGCCAAATTTTCCTGCAAGAACAGAATCTTCCAAGTCTCCTGGCAGTTTAAGATACAGCTACAAGGATAATATAGCACCTGGTATACAGAGAAGTATTGGTGGCTTTCCACAGTATCCGTCTGGTCAAGAAAAGGGGGATTTTTCAGGGCATAGCGAGCGCAAAGGCCGTAATGAGAAGTTTCCTAGCCTCCTTCAAGAGGTTTTACAGGGGTACCACCATCATCCGGACAGAAGGTATTCTAGGAATGCCCAGGAGCATTCTGGGATGGCTGGGAGTTTGGAGGGAGCCATGAGACCCAATGTTTTAATTAGTCAAACCAATGAATTGACCAATAGAGGCCTCTTAAACAAAAACATGGGGTCCCTCCTAGAAGGCCCTCACTGGGGTCCCTGGGATAGGAAGTCTAGCAGTGCAGCTCCAGACATGAAGCAGATAAATTTAGCTGATTACCCTATTGCTAGAAAGTTTGATGTGGAGTCTCAGTCTGCTGCCCATGAGGCAGGAGCCCTCTCAGAGAGGAGATCAGTGATCTGTGACATATCTCCATTAAGGCAACTTGTAAGAGATCCTGGCCCTCACCCCATAGGGCACATGGGTCCTGAGGCCAGAAGTGGAAGGAGTGAACGTCTTGCCCCTGGCTTGAGCCAGTCAGTAATACTCCCTGGTGGTTTAGTATCCATGGAAACAAAGATGAAAGCTCACAGTGGGCAAATAAAGGAAGAAGATTTTGAACAGTCAAAGAGCTCAGCTAGTCTCAACAATAAGAAAACAGGAGACCATTGTCATCCTGCTGGCATCAAGCATGAATCTTTTCGAGGCaatgccagccctggagctgcagtctCGGATGCTGCTCCAGACTACATGCCCCAGCAGGACAACAGATCGACACAGATGAGACGAGGACCTGGCAGAACTGGAAGGGGTAAATCACCCTCTCAATATCAGGATCTTGCTGATAAGCTGAAAATGTCACCAGGCAGAAGCAGAGGCCCAGGGGCAGATCTGCATCACATGAACCCACACATGACACTATCTGAAAGAGTTAGCAGGGGTTCCTTGCATTCTGTCTACCCTCAGAATTCAGAAGGCCCATCTCTGGCTTCGGCTTATCACACGAATGCTAGGCCTCATGCTTTTGGTGACCCTAACCAGAGTCTGAATTCCCAGTATCATTACAAGAGACAGATATACCAGCAACAGCAAGAAGAATACAAAGATTGGGCAAGCAGCGCTGCTCAGGGTGTgattgctgcagctcagcacagacagGAAGGAGCAAGGAAGAGCCCAAGACAACAGCAATTTTTGGAAAGAGTAAGGAGTCCCTTAAAAAATGACAAGGATGGAATGATGTACCTTCAAGGTAGCTCTTACCATGATACTGGAAGCCAGGAAGCTGGGCGCTGTGTCATGGTGAGTGACAGTACTCAGAGCAAATGCACCGAACTGAAACATGGCAGCCAGAAGTTGCAGCATCATGAATCTGGTTGGGACCTCTCTCGGCAAACTTCTCCTGCCAAAAGCGGTGGCCCTCTTGGAGCAGCCAACCAAAAAAGATTTTGCCCTCAAGAAAGCGATGGGCATCGACGAGAGGAATCTACAGATTTGCCCAAGCCTAGTAATGCTATGCTTAGGCTCCCTGGCCAGGAGGACCAGTCTCCACAAAACCCATTAATTATGAGGAGGAGGGTCCGTTCTTTCATCTCTCCTATCCCTACCAAAAGACAGCCACATGACATGAAGAACAGTGGCAGTGACGATAAAGGGCGACTGATGACTTCAGCAAAAGAAGGAGCTGATAAAACGTACAACTCCTATGCCCATTCATCTCAAAGCCAAGATGCTGGCAAGTCAGTTGCAAAGGGAGATTCCTTCAAGGACCTGCCAAGTCCTGATAATAGGAATTGTCCTGCTGTTTCCCTCACAAGCCCAGCAAAGACCAAAATATTGCCCCCAAGAAAGGGGCGAGGATTAAAACTGGAAGCTATTGTTCAGAAAATTACATCTCCCAATATTAGGAGAAGCGTTTCTACCAACAGTGCTGAAACTGGTCCAGATACTGTCACTCTTGATGACATCCTGTCCCTCAAGAGTGGGCCTGAAGGAGGAAATGTGGCTGGACATGGACCAGAGGctgagaagagaaaaggagagataCCAGATCAAGTGGGGCCAGCAAGCCAGGATACAAGTGGTGAAAAAACTGTTCCAAGATCTTCAGAAGAGTGGCAAAGCAGTGAGgatgataaaaacaaaaaagaggtCCTTGAAACCGCCAGTATTGGCAAAGAGGGAGCAGGATCCAGTGCAGCACCACCACCTTCTCAGAAGTCAGGTGGTCAGGGAAGGTCTGATGGATCTGTGAGTGGAGCTGGAACTCTGACCTTTTCTGATTCAAAAACAATTTCCCCTTCCAGTGTGTTCATTTCTGAACCAAATCCAAAGTCTGAGGAAAAAGATGGAGAGGTGACAAACATTTCACCCAAGCCAGATGGTTTCCCTCCAAAGGGATATTTCccctctggaaagaaaaaagggaggcCAATTGGGAGTGTGAACaagcagaagaagcagcagcaacagcagcagctgcctgcccctCCGCCTCCCCCACCAGCACCATCACAGCCTGCAGAAGGGGTGGGTGCTGGTGAGCCAAAGCCCAAGAGGCAAAGGAGGGAGAGGCGAAAACCTGCAGCGCAGCCACGGAAGCGGAAGCCTAGACGGGCTGCTCCAATCGTGGAGCCTCAAGAACCAGAGATCAAGCTTAAATATGCTACCCAGTCTGTAGAtaaaactgactccaagaatAAGTCCTTTTTCCCTTATATTCATGTGGTAAACAAGTGTGAATTAGGCGCTGTGTGCACAATCATAAACgcggaggaagaggagcagaacAAACTGGTGAGGGGTCGGAAAGGACAGAGGTCTTCAACACCCCCTCCTAGCAATGCGGAGAGCAAAGTGCTGCCCACCTCAACTTTCATGCTGCAAGGCCCTGTAGTAACGGAGTCTTCTGTCTTGGGGCATCTGGTTTGCTGCCTGTGTGGCAAATGGGCCAGCTATCGTAACATGGGTGACCTCTTTGGTCCTTTCTACCCCCAGGATTACGCAGCTACCTTGCCCAAGAATCCACCTCCAAAGAGGGccacagaaatgcagagcaaGGTTAAGGTACGGCACAAAAGTGCTTCTAATGGTTCCAAGACAGATactgaagaggaggaggaacagcAACAACAGAAGGAGCAAAGAAGCCTGGCTGCTCATCCCCGCTTTAAGAGGCGACACCGCTCTGAGGACTGTAGCGGAGCCTCTCGGTCACTTTCAAGGGGAGCTTCTTGTAAAAAGGCAACCACTGATGGTGGCAGTGGTGGTGAAAAGACTCCTTTGGACTCAAAACCGTCTATGCCCACTTCAGAAGGTGGCACTGAGCTGGAGTTACAAATTCCTGAACTACCTCTTGACAGCAATGAATTTTGGGTCCATGAGGGTTGTATTCTCTGGGCCAATGGGATCTACCTGGTCTGTGGCAGGCTCTATGGGCTGCAGGAAGCTGTGGAGATTGCGAGAGAGATG